The following are encoded together in the Nymphaea colorata isolate Beijing-Zhang1983 chromosome 14, ASM883128v2, whole genome shotgun sequence genome:
- the LOC116267380 gene encoding auxin response factor 6 isoform X2, translating to MQMRLSASGFVPQGQEGEKRSLNSELWHACAGPLVSLPAIGSRVVYFPQGHSEQVAASTNKEVDAHIPNYPSLPPQLICQLHDLTMHADVETDEVYAQMTLQPLSPQEQKDVYLPAELGTPSKQPTNYFCKTLTASDTSTHGGFSVPRRAAEKVFPPLDFSQQPPAQELIARDLHDNEWKFRHIFRGQPKRHLLTTGWSVFVSAKRLVAGDSVLFIWNEKNQLLLGIRRATRPQNVMPSSVLSSDSMHIGLLAAAAHAAATNSRFTVFYNPRASPSEFVIPLAKYAKAVYHTRVSVGMRFRMLFETEESSVRRYMGTITGISDLDPVRWPNSHWRSVKVGWDESTAGERQPRVSLWEIEPLTTFSMYPSPFSLRLKRPWPPGLPTLHGMKDEDLGLNSSLMWLRGDGVDRGMQSLNFQGFGVNSWMQPRLDSSLLGAQSDTYHTIAAAALQEMRNVDSTKQPSTVLQFQQPQNLSWRSVPFLQRQMMHQTQLQSQQTLLQALQQSQPQNNILQHQLQHQGSFIEYEAPQQQHQHQQQVQQQQQQQDQHRQQQQQQQQQRQQLQPVPHPQHLVDQHQPQHQAFQMPGLVPALTHLSSSETPSVQNITSLCQQQSFTDSNGHPVSSSSISTLPSVLGSFLPDDASRLLYLPRTNPSLSSMGWSSKKLAVESMLPSGGQCVLPPVEQFVSQSRSSNSQHAISLPSLPGRDCAVDQGVGYLQSNHLLFGVNIESSPLIMPTCVSGVTTVDIDANQGTLSFAGSNYLSTPVTDFPLNAAMGTSGCCLDENGFLQSPDDVGLNQQTRTFVKVHKLGSYGRSLDITRFSSYHELRSELARMFGLEGQLEDPLRSGWQLVFVDRENDVLLLGDDPWQEFVNNVWCIKILSPQEVQQMGRQGVGLLNSVSLQGQASSICDDFTNRQGSRNPSSGITSVGSLNY from the exons ATGCAGATGAGGCTCTCTGCTTCTGGGTTCGTCCCTCAAGGACAAGAAG GTGAAAAGCGATCCCTAAATTCAGAGCTTTGGCATGCATGTGCTGGACCTCTTGTGTCGTTACCTGCTATTGGCAGTCGGGTTGTCTATTTCCCACAGGGCCACAGCGAACAG GTTGCTGCATCAACAAATAAGGAAGTCGATGCTCATATACCTAACTATCCAAGCTTACCACCTCAGTTGATCTGTCAACTTCACGATCTGACAATGCAT GCTGATGTGGAGACTGATGAAGTGTATGCACAGATGACTTTGCAACCCCTAAGCCCG CAAGAGCAAAAAGATGTGTATCTCCCTGCTGAACTGGGGACACCAAGCAAGCAGCCAACCAATTATTTCTGCAAGACATTGACAGCTAGCGATACTAGCACACATGGAGGGTTCTCTGTTCCTCGTCGTGCAGCTGAGAAAGTATTTCCTCCACTG GATTTCTCTCAGCAACCTCCTGCCCAGGAATTGATAGCTAGGGATCTACACGACAATGAATGGAAATTCCGTCATATTTTTCGCG GCCAGCCCAAAAGGCATTTACTTACTACAGGATGGAGCGTGTTTGTAAGTGCAAAAAGACTTGTTGCTGGTGATTCTGTCCTTTTTATCTG GAATGAAAAGAACCAGTTGCTTTTAGGAATTCGGCGTGCAACTCGACCACAAAACGTAATGCCTTCATCAGTCTTGTCTAGTGATAGTATGCATATTGGGCTCCTTGCTGCAGCAGCTCATGCTGCTGCAACAAATAGCCGTTTCACTGTATTCTACAACCCAAG GGCAAGCCCGTCAGAGTTTGTCATACCATTAGCCAAGTATGCCAAAGCTGTCTATCATACTCGTGTTTCTGTTGGTATGCGTTTTAGAATGCTGTTTGAAACCGAGGAATCGAGCGTTCGTAG GTACATGGGTACAATAACTGGAATCAGTGATTTAGATCCTGTTCGGTGGCCAAACTCGCATTGGCGTTCTGTGAAG GTTGGTTGGGACGAATCTACTGCTGGTGAAAGACAGCCAAGAGTATCCTTGTGGGAGATAGAACCTCTGACAACATTTTCCATGTATCCCTCGCCATTTTCTCTTAGGTTAAAGCGTCCATGGCCTCCAGGATTGCCAACTCTGCATG GAATGAAGGATGAAGATTTGGGACTGAATTCATCCCTTATGTGGCTTAGAGGAGATGGTGTTGACCGAGGCATGCAGTCTTTGAATTTCCAGGGCTTTGGTGTTAATTCCTGGATGCAACCAAGGCTTGATTCATCTCTTTTGGGGGCACAATCAGACACATACCACACAATAGCAGCAGCAGCCCTCCAGGAAATGAGGAATGTTGATTCCACCAAGCAGCCATCAACCGTTTTGCAGTTTCAGCAACCTCAGAACTTGTCGTGGCGATCAGTTCCTTTCTTGCAGAGGCAGATGATGCATCAAACCCAACTACAGTCTCAGCAAACATTGCTTCAAGCACTTCAGCAGAGCCAACCGCAGAACAATATTCTCCAACATCAGTTGCAGCACCAGGGCTCGTTTATTGAGTATGAAGCTCCACAGCAGCAACACCAGCACCAACAGCAAgtacagcagcagcagcagcagcaggaccAGCATCGGCAacaacagcaacagcagcaacagcagcgaCAGCAGTTGCAACCAGTGCCGCATCCGCAGCATTTGGTTGATCAACATCAACCCCAGCATCAAGCCTTTCAGATGCCAGGCCTTGTTCCTGCGTTAACTCATCTTTCCTCTTCCGAGACCCCATCTGTACAAAACATCACCTCTTTGTGCCAACAGCAAAGCTTCACAGATTCCAATGGGCATCCTGTTTCAAGTTCCAGCATATCTACACTACCCAGTGTCCTGGGCTCATTCTTGCCAGATGATGCATCCCGTCTCCTTTACTTGCCAAGAACAAATCCATCATTATCTTCTATGGGTTGGTCATCTAAAAAGTTGGCTGTTGAATCAATGCTTCCTTCTGGAGGTCAATGTGTTCTTCCTCCAGTTGAACAGTTTGTTTCACAGTCACGGTCCAGCAATTCCCAGCATGCTATCTCGTTGCCATCACTCCCTGGGAGAGACTGTGCAGTTGATCAAGGTGTTGGTTATCTGCAAAGCAACCATCTCCTCTTTGGTGTCAATATAGAGTCCTCGCCACTTATCATGCCGACCTGTGTTTCTGGAGTTACAACAGTTGACATTGATGCCAATCAGGGGACCTTGTCTTTTGCGGGATCAAATTATCTTAGTACCCCAGTAACTGATTTTCCTCTCAATGCAGCAATGGGGACTTCTGGTTGTTGCTTGGATGAGAATGGCTTCCTGCAATCACCAGATGATGTGGGTCTAAATCAACAGACTAGAACCTTTGTAAAG GTTCATAAGTTAGGGTCTTACGGGAGGTCACTGGACATCACCAGATTCAGCAGCTATCATGAGCTGCGCAGTGAGCTTGCTCGTATGTTTGGCCTTGAAGGCCAGTTGGAGGACCCTCTGAGATCAGGCTGGCAGCTTGTATTTGTCGATAGGGAGAATGATGTTCTACTACTCGGCGACGACCCATGGCA GGAGTTTGTGAACAATGTCTGGTGCATCAAGATACTCTCGCCTCAAGAAGTACAACAGATGGGGCGACAGGGTGTTGGCCTCTTGAATTCCGTCTCGCTTCAGGGGCAAGCGAGCAGCATCTGTGATGATTTCACAAACCGGCAGGGCTCACGGAACCCAAGTTCTGGTATCACTTCTGTTGGGTCGTTAAACTACTAA
- the LOC116267380 gene encoding auxin response factor 6 isoform X1 → MQMRLSASGFVPQGQEGEKRSLNSELWHACAGPLVSLPAIGSRVVYFPQGHSEQMIFVQVAASTNKEVDAHIPNYPSLPPQLICQLHDLTMHADVETDEVYAQMTLQPLSPQEQKDVYLPAELGTPSKQPTNYFCKTLTASDTSTHGGFSVPRRAAEKVFPPLDFSQQPPAQELIARDLHDNEWKFRHIFRGQPKRHLLTTGWSVFVSAKRLVAGDSVLFIWNEKNQLLLGIRRATRPQNVMPSSVLSSDSMHIGLLAAAAHAAATNSRFTVFYNPRASPSEFVIPLAKYAKAVYHTRVSVGMRFRMLFETEESSVRRYMGTITGISDLDPVRWPNSHWRSVKVGWDESTAGERQPRVSLWEIEPLTTFSMYPSPFSLRLKRPWPPGLPTLHGMKDEDLGLNSSLMWLRGDGVDRGMQSLNFQGFGVNSWMQPRLDSSLLGAQSDTYHTIAAAALQEMRNVDSTKQPSTVLQFQQPQNLSWRSVPFLQRQMMHQTQLQSQQTLLQALQQSQPQNNILQHQLQHQGSFIEYEAPQQQHQHQQQVQQQQQQQDQHRQQQQQQQQQRQQLQPVPHPQHLVDQHQPQHQAFQMPGLVPALTHLSSSETPSVQNITSLCQQQSFTDSNGHPVSSSSISTLPSVLGSFLPDDASRLLYLPRTNPSLSSMGWSSKKLAVESMLPSGGQCVLPPVEQFVSQSRSSNSQHAISLPSLPGRDCAVDQGVGYLQSNHLLFGVNIESSPLIMPTCVSGVTTVDIDANQGTLSFAGSNYLSTPVTDFPLNAAMGTSGCCLDENGFLQSPDDVGLNQQTRTFVKVHKLGSYGRSLDITRFSSYHELRSELARMFGLEGQLEDPLRSGWQLVFVDRENDVLLLGDDPWQEFVNNVWCIKILSPQEVQQMGRQGVGLLNSVSLQGQASSICDDFTNRQGSRNPSSGITSVGSLNY, encoded by the exons ATGCAGATGAGGCTCTCTGCTTCTGGGTTCGTCCCTCAAGGACAAGAAG GTGAAAAGCGATCCCTAAATTCAGAGCTTTGGCATGCATGTGCTGGACCTCTTGTGTCGTTACCTGCTATTGGCAGTCGGGTTGTCTATTTCCCACAGGGCCACAGCGAACAG ATGATCTTTGTGCAGGTTGCTGCATCAACAAATAAGGAAGTCGATGCTCATATACCTAACTATCCAAGCTTACCACCTCAGTTGATCTGTCAACTTCACGATCTGACAATGCAT GCTGATGTGGAGACTGATGAAGTGTATGCACAGATGACTTTGCAACCCCTAAGCCCG CAAGAGCAAAAAGATGTGTATCTCCCTGCTGAACTGGGGACACCAAGCAAGCAGCCAACCAATTATTTCTGCAAGACATTGACAGCTAGCGATACTAGCACACATGGAGGGTTCTCTGTTCCTCGTCGTGCAGCTGAGAAAGTATTTCCTCCACTG GATTTCTCTCAGCAACCTCCTGCCCAGGAATTGATAGCTAGGGATCTACACGACAATGAATGGAAATTCCGTCATATTTTTCGCG GCCAGCCCAAAAGGCATTTACTTACTACAGGATGGAGCGTGTTTGTAAGTGCAAAAAGACTTGTTGCTGGTGATTCTGTCCTTTTTATCTG GAATGAAAAGAACCAGTTGCTTTTAGGAATTCGGCGTGCAACTCGACCACAAAACGTAATGCCTTCATCAGTCTTGTCTAGTGATAGTATGCATATTGGGCTCCTTGCTGCAGCAGCTCATGCTGCTGCAACAAATAGCCGTTTCACTGTATTCTACAACCCAAG GGCAAGCCCGTCAGAGTTTGTCATACCATTAGCCAAGTATGCCAAAGCTGTCTATCATACTCGTGTTTCTGTTGGTATGCGTTTTAGAATGCTGTTTGAAACCGAGGAATCGAGCGTTCGTAG GTACATGGGTACAATAACTGGAATCAGTGATTTAGATCCTGTTCGGTGGCCAAACTCGCATTGGCGTTCTGTGAAG GTTGGTTGGGACGAATCTACTGCTGGTGAAAGACAGCCAAGAGTATCCTTGTGGGAGATAGAACCTCTGACAACATTTTCCATGTATCCCTCGCCATTTTCTCTTAGGTTAAAGCGTCCATGGCCTCCAGGATTGCCAACTCTGCATG GAATGAAGGATGAAGATTTGGGACTGAATTCATCCCTTATGTGGCTTAGAGGAGATGGTGTTGACCGAGGCATGCAGTCTTTGAATTTCCAGGGCTTTGGTGTTAATTCCTGGATGCAACCAAGGCTTGATTCATCTCTTTTGGGGGCACAATCAGACACATACCACACAATAGCAGCAGCAGCCCTCCAGGAAATGAGGAATGTTGATTCCACCAAGCAGCCATCAACCGTTTTGCAGTTTCAGCAACCTCAGAACTTGTCGTGGCGATCAGTTCCTTTCTTGCAGAGGCAGATGATGCATCAAACCCAACTACAGTCTCAGCAAACATTGCTTCAAGCACTTCAGCAGAGCCAACCGCAGAACAATATTCTCCAACATCAGTTGCAGCACCAGGGCTCGTTTATTGAGTATGAAGCTCCACAGCAGCAACACCAGCACCAACAGCAAgtacagcagcagcagcagcagcaggaccAGCATCGGCAacaacagcaacagcagcaacagcagcgaCAGCAGTTGCAACCAGTGCCGCATCCGCAGCATTTGGTTGATCAACATCAACCCCAGCATCAAGCCTTTCAGATGCCAGGCCTTGTTCCTGCGTTAACTCATCTTTCCTCTTCCGAGACCCCATCTGTACAAAACATCACCTCTTTGTGCCAACAGCAAAGCTTCACAGATTCCAATGGGCATCCTGTTTCAAGTTCCAGCATATCTACACTACCCAGTGTCCTGGGCTCATTCTTGCCAGATGATGCATCCCGTCTCCTTTACTTGCCAAGAACAAATCCATCATTATCTTCTATGGGTTGGTCATCTAAAAAGTTGGCTGTTGAATCAATGCTTCCTTCTGGAGGTCAATGTGTTCTTCCTCCAGTTGAACAGTTTGTTTCACAGTCACGGTCCAGCAATTCCCAGCATGCTATCTCGTTGCCATCACTCCCTGGGAGAGACTGTGCAGTTGATCAAGGTGTTGGTTATCTGCAAAGCAACCATCTCCTCTTTGGTGTCAATATAGAGTCCTCGCCACTTATCATGCCGACCTGTGTTTCTGGAGTTACAACAGTTGACATTGATGCCAATCAGGGGACCTTGTCTTTTGCGGGATCAAATTATCTTAGTACCCCAGTAACTGATTTTCCTCTCAATGCAGCAATGGGGACTTCTGGTTGTTGCTTGGATGAGAATGGCTTCCTGCAATCACCAGATGATGTGGGTCTAAATCAACAGACTAGAACCTTTGTAAAG GTTCATAAGTTAGGGTCTTACGGGAGGTCACTGGACATCACCAGATTCAGCAGCTATCATGAGCTGCGCAGTGAGCTTGCTCGTATGTTTGGCCTTGAAGGCCAGTTGGAGGACCCTCTGAGATCAGGCTGGCAGCTTGTATTTGTCGATAGGGAGAATGATGTTCTACTACTCGGCGACGACCCATGGCA GGAGTTTGTGAACAATGTCTGGTGCATCAAGATACTCTCGCCTCAAGAAGTACAACAGATGGGGCGACAGGGTGTTGGCCTCTTGAATTCCGTCTCGCTTCAGGGGCAAGCGAGCAGCATCTGTGATGATTTCACAAACCGGCAGGGCTCACGGAACCCAAGTTCTGGTATCACTTCTGTTGGGTCGTTAAACTACTAA
- the LOC116267380 gene encoding auxin response factor 6 isoform X3 has product MEIPSYFSRTGQPKRHLLTTGWSVFVSAKRLVAGDSVLFIWNEKNQLLLGIRRATRPQNVMPSSVLSSDSMHIGLLAAAAHAAATNSRFTVFYNPRASPSEFVIPLAKYAKAVYHTRVSVGMRFRMLFETEESSVRRYMGTITGISDLDPVRWPNSHWRSVKVGWDESTAGERQPRVSLWEIEPLTTFSMYPSPFSLRLKRPWPPGLPTLHGMKDEDLGLNSSLMWLRGDGVDRGMQSLNFQGFGVNSWMQPRLDSSLLGAQSDTYHTIAAAALQEMRNVDSTKQPSTVLQFQQPQNLSWRSVPFLQRQMMHQTQLQSQQTLLQALQQSQPQNNILQHQLQHQGSFIEYEAPQQQHQHQQQVQQQQQQQDQHRQQQQQQQQQRQQLQPVPHPQHLVDQHQPQHQAFQMPGLVPALTHLSSSETPSVQNITSLCQQQSFTDSNGHPVSSSSISTLPSVLGSFLPDDASRLLYLPRTNPSLSSMGWSSKKLAVESMLPSGGQCVLPPVEQFVSQSRSSNSQHAISLPSLPGRDCAVDQGVGYLQSNHLLFGVNIESSPLIMPTCVSGVTTVDIDANQGTLSFAGSNYLSTPVTDFPLNAAMGTSGCCLDENGFLQSPDDVGLNQQTRTFVKVHKLGSYGRSLDITRFSSYHELRSELARMFGLEGQLEDPLRSGWQLVFVDRENDVLLLGDDPWQEFVNNVWCIKILSPQEVQQMGRQGVGLLNSVSLQGQASSICDDFTNRQGSRNPSSGITSVGSLNY; this is encoded by the exons ATGGAAATTCCGTCATATTTTTCGCG TACAGGCCAGCCCAAAAGGCATTTACTTACTACAGGATGGAGCGTGTTTGTAAGTGCAAAAAGACTTGTTGCTGGTGATTCTGTCCTTTTTATCTG GAATGAAAAGAACCAGTTGCTTTTAGGAATTCGGCGTGCAACTCGACCACAAAACGTAATGCCTTCATCAGTCTTGTCTAGTGATAGTATGCATATTGGGCTCCTTGCTGCAGCAGCTCATGCTGCTGCAACAAATAGCCGTTTCACTGTATTCTACAACCCAAG GGCAAGCCCGTCAGAGTTTGTCATACCATTAGCCAAGTATGCCAAAGCTGTCTATCATACTCGTGTTTCTGTTGGTATGCGTTTTAGAATGCTGTTTGAAACCGAGGAATCGAGCGTTCGTAG GTACATGGGTACAATAACTGGAATCAGTGATTTAGATCCTGTTCGGTGGCCAAACTCGCATTGGCGTTCTGTGAAG GTTGGTTGGGACGAATCTACTGCTGGTGAAAGACAGCCAAGAGTATCCTTGTGGGAGATAGAACCTCTGACAACATTTTCCATGTATCCCTCGCCATTTTCTCTTAGGTTAAAGCGTCCATGGCCTCCAGGATTGCCAACTCTGCATG GAATGAAGGATGAAGATTTGGGACTGAATTCATCCCTTATGTGGCTTAGAGGAGATGGTGTTGACCGAGGCATGCAGTCTTTGAATTTCCAGGGCTTTGGTGTTAATTCCTGGATGCAACCAAGGCTTGATTCATCTCTTTTGGGGGCACAATCAGACACATACCACACAATAGCAGCAGCAGCCCTCCAGGAAATGAGGAATGTTGATTCCACCAAGCAGCCATCAACCGTTTTGCAGTTTCAGCAACCTCAGAACTTGTCGTGGCGATCAGTTCCTTTCTTGCAGAGGCAGATGATGCATCAAACCCAACTACAGTCTCAGCAAACATTGCTTCAAGCACTTCAGCAGAGCCAACCGCAGAACAATATTCTCCAACATCAGTTGCAGCACCAGGGCTCGTTTATTGAGTATGAAGCTCCACAGCAGCAACACCAGCACCAACAGCAAgtacagcagcagcagcagcagcaggaccAGCATCGGCAacaacagcaacagcagcaacagcagcgaCAGCAGTTGCAACCAGTGCCGCATCCGCAGCATTTGGTTGATCAACATCAACCCCAGCATCAAGCCTTTCAGATGCCAGGCCTTGTTCCTGCGTTAACTCATCTTTCCTCTTCCGAGACCCCATCTGTACAAAACATCACCTCTTTGTGCCAACAGCAAAGCTTCACAGATTCCAATGGGCATCCTGTTTCAAGTTCCAGCATATCTACACTACCCAGTGTCCTGGGCTCATTCTTGCCAGATGATGCATCCCGTCTCCTTTACTTGCCAAGAACAAATCCATCATTATCTTCTATGGGTTGGTCATCTAAAAAGTTGGCTGTTGAATCAATGCTTCCTTCTGGAGGTCAATGTGTTCTTCCTCCAGTTGAACAGTTTGTTTCACAGTCACGGTCCAGCAATTCCCAGCATGCTATCTCGTTGCCATCACTCCCTGGGAGAGACTGTGCAGTTGATCAAGGTGTTGGTTATCTGCAAAGCAACCATCTCCTCTTTGGTGTCAATATAGAGTCCTCGCCACTTATCATGCCGACCTGTGTTTCTGGAGTTACAACAGTTGACATTGATGCCAATCAGGGGACCTTGTCTTTTGCGGGATCAAATTATCTTAGTACCCCAGTAACTGATTTTCCTCTCAATGCAGCAATGGGGACTTCTGGTTGTTGCTTGGATGAGAATGGCTTCCTGCAATCACCAGATGATGTGGGTCTAAATCAACAGACTAGAACCTTTGTAAAG GTTCATAAGTTAGGGTCTTACGGGAGGTCACTGGACATCACCAGATTCAGCAGCTATCATGAGCTGCGCAGTGAGCTTGCTCGTATGTTTGGCCTTGAAGGCCAGTTGGAGGACCCTCTGAGATCAGGCTGGCAGCTTGTATTTGTCGATAGGGAGAATGATGTTCTACTACTCGGCGACGACCCATGGCA GGAGTTTGTGAACAATGTCTGGTGCATCAAGATACTCTCGCCTCAAGAAGTACAACAGATGGGGCGACAGGGTGTTGGCCTCTTGAATTCCGTCTCGCTTCAGGGGCAAGCGAGCAGCATCTGTGATGATTTCACAAACCGGCAGGGCTCACGGAACCCAAGTTCTGGTATCACTTCTGTTGGGTCGTTAAACTACTAA